Proteins from one Thermobifida alba genomic window:
- a CDS encoding iron chelate uptake ABC transporter family permease subunit: MAVPTVSPAAASHEAAQLRRRRVVLAVLALLAMAAVVGYLTVDVVGSWSFVLKLRSRQVAALVLVGTAIAYSTVLFQTVTGNRILTPSVMGFDALFVLIQTVVVFLFGAGMLAQTDPRLKFGLEVAVMVAFSVLLFRLLFRRGSRDLYVMVLVGIVLGTLFSGLSTFVSRLIDPNEYLTLQDVMFASFNTVNEELLAVSAVLVAAVVAYGVRLQRRLDVVALGRDHALNLGVNHRAVVNQALVAVALLVSVSTALVGPITFLGLLVANLARQLTRTFRHRWTIPAAALVSVIALVGGQLILSRLFNFTTSLSVIINFIGGSYFILLLIRESRS, translated from the coding sequence ATGGCCGTCCCCACCGTCTCCCCCGCCGCCGCGTCCCACGAGGCCGCGCAGCTGCGCCGCCGCCGTGTCGTCCTGGCTGTGCTGGCGCTGCTCGCGATGGCGGCCGTGGTCGGCTACCTCACCGTGGACGTCGTCGGCTCCTGGTCGTTCGTGCTGAAGCTGCGTTCCCGGCAGGTGGCCGCCCTGGTCCTGGTGGGGACGGCGATCGCCTACTCCACCGTGCTGTTCCAGACGGTGACCGGCAACCGCATCCTGACCCCGTCGGTCATGGGCTTCGACGCGCTGTTCGTGCTCATCCAGACGGTCGTCGTGTTCCTGTTCGGTGCGGGGATGCTCGCCCAGACCGACCCCAGGCTCAAGTTCGGTCTGGAGGTCGCGGTGATGGTGGCCTTCTCCGTGCTGCTGTTCCGGCTGCTGTTCCGGCGCGGCTCCCGCGACCTGTACGTCATGGTGCTCGTCGGCATCGTGCTGGGCACCCTGTTCTCGGGGCTGTCCACCTTCGTGTCCCGGCTGATCGACCCCAACGAGTACCTCACCCTGCAGGACGTCATGTTCGCCTCGTTCAACACGGTCAACGAGGAACTGCTGGCGGTGTCGGCGGTGCTCGTCGCGGCGGTCGTGGCCTACGGGGTGCGTCTGCAACGCAGGCTCGACGTGGTGGCGCTGGGCCGCGACCACGCGCTCAACCTGGGGGTCAACCACCGCGCGGTGGTCAACCAGGCACTGGTGGCCGTCGCCCTGCTGGTGTCGGTGTCCACCGCGCTGGTGGGGCCCATCACCTTCCTGGGACTGCTGGTGGCGAACCTGGCCCGGCAGCTGACCCGCACCTTCCGCCACCGCTGGACGATTCCCGCCGCCGCACTGGTCTCGGTGATCGCGCTGGTCGGCGGTCAGCTCATCCTGTCCCGGCTGTTCAACTTCACCACCAGCCTGAGCGTGATCATCAACTTCATCGGCGGCAGCTACTTCATCCTGCTGCTGATCAGGGAGTCGCGATCGTGA
- a CDS encoding DNA primase, with protein sequence MTAHAPEPVAAARRLLAAIAVALLVTGSLAACDLSSLLGGGDSQSPGGGSEEDGGNGGDGGDDDGDD encoded by the coding sequence ATGACCGCTCACGCCCCCGAACCGGTCGCGGCGGCGCGCCGCCTGCTGGCCGCGATCGCGGTCGCCCTGCTGGTGACGGGCTCCCTGGCCGCCTGCGACCTCAGCTCCCTCCTCGGCGGAGGCGACTCCCAGTCGCCCGGAGGCGGTTCGGAGGAGGACGGCGGGAACGGCGGCGACGGCGGCGATGACGACGGGGACGACTGA
- a CDS encoding sigma factor-like helix-turn-helix DNA-binding protein has product MIHLAECERLRSCLGQLTELQREAVRLVYSTGYTQREAAERLGVPLSTVKGRLRDGLLRLRACMGDRDGAVRRAPR; this is encoded by the coding sequence GTGATCCACCTCGCGGAATGCGAGAGGCTCCGCTCCTGCCTGGGACAGCTGACCGAACTGCAACGCGAGGCGGTCCGCCTCGTCTACTCCACGGGCTACACCCAGCGGGAGGCCGCCGAGCGGCTGGGGGTCCCCCTCAGCACGGTCAAGGGGCGGCTGCGCGACGGACTGCTGCGGCTGCGCGCCTGCATGGGCGACCGCGACGGAGCGGTCCGTCGCGCTCCGCGCTGA
- a CDS encoding siderophore ABC transporter substrate-binding protein has translation MPQLRPRTLLAAALLPAVLALSACGSSDTGEPEQQGSGEQITVSHAQGETTLDGVPERVVVFDLGVLSTLDELGVEPVGVPEMQDGYLPEELSHYAGNDVAKVGSLFEPDYEAVNALEPDLIIVASRSAAVYPELSEIAPTIDLTIDNADFLASFEERTTALAEIFGKEDEVTERIDAIKADIAEVAEDAPDAGRALILRVEGAEVTAYGPGSRYGIIHDPLGLTAVEDDFATDARHGDAVSFEFIAEADPDIIFVQDREAPVGDTSGPNATQVLDNELVNSTNAAKNDKIVYLELFTWYLAPGALSSVEAQIDTVREAIA, from the coding sequence ATGCCACAGCTTCGTCCCCGCACCCTCCTGGCCGCGGCCCTCCTCCCCGCCGTCCTCGCCCTCTCCGCCTGCGGCTCCTCCGACACCGGCGAGCCCGAGCAGCAGGGCTCTGGCGAGCAGATCACCGTGTCCCACGCCCAGGGCGAGACCACCCTGGACGGCGTGCCCGAGCGGGTCGTCGTCTTCGACCTGGGCGTGCTGTCCACCCTCGACGAACTCGGCGTCGAACCGGTGGGCGTGCCCGAGATGCAGGACGGCTACCTGCCCGAGGAGCTGTCCCACTACGCCGGGAACGACGTCGCCAAGGTCGGCAGCCTCTTCGAACCCGACTACGAGGCTGTCAACGCGCTGGAGCCCGACCTGATCATCGTCGCCTCTCGCTCTGCGGCGGTCTACCCGGAACTGTCGGAGATCGCGCCCACGATCGACCTGACGATCGACAACGCCGACTTCCTCGCCAGCTTCGAGGAGCGCACCACGGCGCTGGCGGAGATCTTCGGCAAGGAGGACGAGGTCACCGAGCGCATCGACGCGATCAAGGCCGACATCGCCGAGGTCGCCGAGGACGCCCCCGACGCGGGCCGGGCGCTGATCCTGCGGGTCGAGGGCGCCGAGGTCACCGCCTACGGTCCCGGCTCCCGCTACGGCATCATCCACGACCCGCTGGGCCTGACCGCGGTGGAGGACGACTTCGCGACCGACGCCAGGCACGGCGACGCCGTCTCCTTCGAGTTCATCGCCGAGGCCGACCCCGACATCATCTTCGTCCAGGACCGCGAGGCGCCCGTCGGCGACACCAGCGGCCCCAACGCCACCCAGGTCCTCGACAACGAACTGGTCAACAGCACCAACGCCGCCAAGAACGACAAGATCGTCTACCTGGAGCTGTTCACCTGGTACCTGGCGCCCGGCGCGCTGTCCTCGGTCGAGGCGCAGATCGACACCGTCCGCGAAGCGATCGCCTGA
- the acnA gene encoding aconitate hydratase AcnA yields MLGKKWRDQEATTVSANSFGSRDTLRVGDESYEIFRLDAVEGAQRLPYSLKVLLENLLRTEDGVNVTADHIRALANWDPKAQPNQEIQFTPARVIMQDFTGVPCVVDLATMREAVSDLGGDPAKINPLAPAELVIDHSVIVDVFGRPDAFERNVEIEYERNRERYQFLRWGQTAFDEFKVVPPGTGIVHQANIEHLARVTMVRNGQAYPDTCVGTDSHTTMQNGLGILGWGVGGIEAEAAMLGQPISMLIPRVVGFKLTGELPAGTTATDLVLTITEMLRNHGVVGKFVEFYGEGVASVPLANRATIGNMSPEFGSTAAIFPIDDETIRYLKLTGRSDEQTALVEAYTKAQGLWHDPSVEPEYSEYLELNLADVVPSIAGPKRPQDRIALSDAKATWRKNVYDYVHTDGIVTKVDEASAESFPASDSPAISNNDGAASGNTTNSVGRRPHNPVKVTLADGTETEIDHGAVVIAAITSCTNTSNPSVMLGAALLAKKAVEKGLSRKPWVKTSLAPGSKVVTDYYERSGLTPYLDKLGFNLVGYGCTTCIGNSGPLPEEISKAINDNDLAVTAVLSGNRNFEGRINPDVKMNYLASPPLVVAYALAGTMDIDLDNEPLGTDPDGRPVYLRDIWPSPEEIQEVIDSAIAAEMYEQAYSDVFAGDERWRSLPTPTGTTFSWDPDSTYVRKPPYFEGMSLQPEPVGDIVGARVLAKLGDSVTTDHISPAGAIKPGTPAAEYLKANGVERKDFNSYGSRRGNHEVMIRGTFANIRLRNQIAPGTEGGYTRDFTQEGAPVSFIYDAAQNYAANNIPLVVLGGKEYGSGSSRDWAAKGTRLLGVRAVIAESFERIHRSNLIGMGVLPLQFPEGQSADSLGLTGEETYSITGVTELNEGRIPATVKVSTDTGVEFDAVVRIDTPGEADYYRNGGILQYVLRQLISKE; encoded by the coding sequence ATGCTTGGAAAAAAGTGGCGAGACCAGGAGGCGACAACTGTGTCGGCGAACAGCTTCGGCAGCCGTGACACGCTCCGTGTCGGCGACGAGTCGTACGAGATCTTCCGCTTGGACGCCGTGGAGGGCGCCCAGCGGCTTCCCTACAGCCTGAAGGTGCTGCTGGAGAACCTGCTGCGCACCGAGGACGGCGTGAACGTCACCGCCGACCACATCCGCGCGCTGGCCAACTGGGACCCCAAGGCCCAGCCCAACCAGGAGATCCAGTTCACCCCCGCCCGGGTGATCATGCAGGACTTCACCGGCGTGCCCTGCGTGGTCGACCTGGCCACCATGCGCGAGGCGGTCAGCGACCTGGGCGGCGACCCCGCCAAGATCAACCCGCTGGCCCCCGCGGAGCTGGTCATCGACCACTCGGTGATCGTCGACGTGTTCGGCCGCCCCGACGCCTTCGAGCGCAACGTCGAGATCGAGTACGAGCGCAACCGCGAGCGCTACCAGTTCCTGCGCTGGGGCCAGACCGCCTTCGACGAGTTCAAGGTCGTCCCGCCGGGCACCGGCATCGTGCACCAGGCCAACATCGAGCACCTGGCGCGCGTCACCATGGTCCGCAACGGACAGGCCTACCCCGACACCTGCGTGGGCACCGACTCCCACACCACCATGCAGAACGGCCTGGGCATCCTGGGCTGGGGCGTGGGCGGCATCGAGGCCGAGGCCGCCATGCTCGGCCAGCCGATCTCCATGCTCATCCCGCGGGTCGTCGGCTTCAAGCTCACCGGTGAGCTGCCCGCCGGCACCACCGCCACCGACCTGGTGCTCACCATCACCGAGATGCTGCGCAACCACGGCGTGGTCGGCAAGTTCGTCGAGTTCTACGGCGAGGGCGTGGCCTCGGTGCCGCTGGCCAACCGCGCCACCATCGGCAACATGAGCCCCGAGTTCGGCTCCACCGCCGCGATCTTCCCGATCGACGACGAGACCATCCGCTACCTGAAGCTGACCGGCCGCAGCGACGAGCAGACCGCCCTGGTCGAGGCCTACACCAAGGCCCAGGGCCTGTGGCACGACCCGTCGGTGGAGCCCGAGTACTCCGAGTACCTGGAGCTCAACCTCGCCGACGTGGTGCCGTCCATCGCCGGACCCAAGCGCCCGCAGGACCGCATCGCGCTGTCCGACGCCAAGGCGACCTGGCGCAAGAACGTCTACGACTACGTGCACACCGACGGCATCGTGACCAAGGTCGACGAGGCCTCCGCCGAGTCCTTCCCGGCCTCCGACTCCCCGGCGATCTCCAACAACGACGGCGCGGCCAGCGGCAACACCACCAACTCGGTGGGCCGCCGTCCGCACAACCCGGTCAAGGTCACCCTGGCCGACGGCACCGAGACCGAGATCGACCACGGCGCCGTCGTCATCGCGGCCATCACCTCCTGCACCAACACCTCCAACCCCTCGGTCATGCTGGGCGCCGCCCTGCTGGCCAAGAAGGCGGTGGAGAAGGGCCTGTCCCGCAAGCCGTGGGTGAAGACCTCGCTGGCCCCCGGCTCCAAGGTCGTCACCGACTACTACGAGCGCTCCGGGCTGACCCCGTACCTGGACAAGCTGGGCTTCAACCTGGTCGGCTACGGCTGCACCACCTGCATCGGCAACTCCGGCCCGCTGCCGGAGGAGATCTCCAAGGCCATCAACGACAACGACCTGGCGGTCACCGCGGTGCTGTCCGGCAACCGCAACTTCGAGGGCCGGATCAACCCCGACGTCAAGATGAACTACCTGGCCTCGCCGCCGCTGGTGGTGGCCTACGCGCTGGCCGGGACGATGGACATCGACCTGGACAACGAGCCGCTGGGCACCGACCCGGACGGCCGGCCGGTCTACCTGCGCGACATCTGGCCCTCCCCGGAGGAGATCCAGGAGGTCATCGACTCCGCGATCGCCGCGGAGATGTACGAGCAGGCCTACTCCGACGTGTTCGCCGGGGACGAGCGCTGGCGCTCGCTGCCCACGCCCACCGGCACCACCTTCTCCTGGGACCCCGACTCCACCTACGTGCGCAAGCCCCCGTACTTCGAGGGCATGTCGCTGCAGCCCGAGCCGGTCGGCGACATCGTCGGTGCCCGGGTGCTGGCCAAGCTCGGCGACTCGGTCACCACCGACCACATCTCGCCGGCGGGCGCCATCAAGCCGGGCACCCCGGCCGCCGAGTACCTCAAGGCGAACGGAGTGGAGCGCAAGGACTTCAACTCCTACGGTTCGCGCCGCGGCAACCACGAGGTGATGATCCGGGGCACCTTCGCCAACATCCGGCTGCGCAACCAGATCGCTCCGGGCACCGAGGGCGGCTACACCCGCGACTTCACCCAGGAGGGCGCGCCGGTCAGCTTCATCTACGACGCCGCGCAGAACTACGCCGCCAACAACATCCCGCTGGTGGTGCTGGGCGGCAAGGAGTACGGCTCCGGCTCCTCGCGCGACTGGGCGGCCAAGGGAACCCGCCTGCTGGGCGTGCGCGCGGTCATCGCCGAGTCCTTCGAGCGCATCCACCGCTCGAACCTCATCGGCATGGGCGTGCTGCCGCTGCAGTTCCCCGAGGGGCAGTCCGCGGACTCCCTCGGCCTGACCGGTGAGGAGACCTACTCCATCACCGGCGTGACCGAGCTGAACGAGGGCCGCATCCCCGCGACCGTCAAGGTCAGCACCGACACCGGGGTCGAGTTCGACGCCGTGGTGCGCATCGACACCCCCGGTGAGGCCGACTACTACCGCAACGGCGGCATCCTGCAGTACGTGCTGCGCCAGCTGATCAGCAAGGAGTAG
- a CDS encoding peptidase inhibitor family I36 protein, with amino-acid sequence MTSAKIRRSVSAAVAALLVPAGMVATALPAHAGACPENYVCMWEDPGYTGSLYVRQYKTSGYYEIDGWDGDNEISSVKNYTGKCIRLYANDNHTGNSYVIHKNVREISNMKHVGFDNEAESYRIYSC; translated from the coding sequence ATGACGAGTGCCAAGATCCGGCGGAGCGTCTCGGCGGCGGTCGCGGCCCTGCTCGTACCAGCGGGGATGGTGGCTACGGCGCTGCCCGCCCACGCGGGGGCCTGCCCTGAGAACTACGTGTGCATGTGGGAGGACCCCGGGTACACCGGCTCCCTCTACGTCAGGCAGTACAAGACGTCCGGCTACTACGAGATCGACGGCTGGGACGGCGACAACGAGATCAGCTCGGTGAAGAACTACACCGGAAAATGCATCCGCCTCTACGCCAACGACAACCACACGGGCAATTCCTACGTGATCCACAAGAACGTCCGCGAGATCTCCAACATGAAGCACGTCGGCTTCGACAACGAGGCGGAGAGCTACCGGATCTACTCCTGCTGA
- a CDS encoding ROK family transcriptional regulator → MTTDAQVTPGSQAALRQANRERVIAALRRSGTLTQAEIARATGLSAASVSNIVRDLRSMGTVSVRETSSNGRRARAVSLLRPPGVLVAVDFTHSRVTAALGDTQGRVLQEESIAYDVAEDPVRGVRRAVWLTETLLTQARVDRSMVSGAAASVPGPVDPVSGLVGDITCMPHWAGFNPGAELRERLGLTVQVDNDANLCALAEVAEGAARGLEHVVYVNVSQGVGAGVVIGGRLFRGANGNAGEIGHIGLDERGPVCRCGNRGCLETLVGAPYLLDMLPQQGRVGHGAALLDLIEAARQGDPGCRRIIAEAGAALGRGVAIVVNMFNPQMVIVGGEIAEAGELLLDPMRRAMELGALGNALAELRLVPGELGRRAALRGALRSALASTF, encoded by the coding sequence GTGACGACGGACGCCCAGGTCACGCCGGGATCGCAGGCTGCCCTGCGGCAGGCCAACCGGGAACGGGTGATCGCCGCGCTGCGCAGGAGCGGAACGCTCACCCAGGCCGAGATCGCCCGCGCCACCGGCCTGTCCGCGGCGAGCGTGTCCAACATCGTGCGCGACCTGCGCTCGATGGGCACGGTGTCGGTGCGCGAGACCTCTTCCAACGGGCGCCGGGCACGGGCGGTCTCCCTGCTGCGCCCCCCGGGGGTGCTGGTGGCCGTGGACTTCACGCACTCCCGGGTCACCGCGGCCCTGGGAGACACCCAGGGCCGCGTCCTGCAGGAGGAGAGCATCGCCTACGACGTGGCCGAGGACCCGGTGCGCGGGGTGCGGCGCGCGGTCTGGCTGACCGAGACCCTGCTGACGCAGGCGCGCGTGGACCGCTCCATGGTGTCGGGCGCCGCCGCGTCGGTCCCCGGGCCGGTCGACCCCGTCAGCGGCCTCGTCGGCGACATCACCTGCATGCCGCACTGGGCGGGGTTCAACCCCGGCGCGGAACTGCGGGAGCGCCTGGGGCTGACGGTGCAGGTGGACAACGACGCCAACCTGTGCGCCCTCGCCGAGGTCGCCGAGGGCGCCGCCCGGGGACTGGAGCACGTCGTCTACGTCAACGTCTCCCAGGGAGTGGGCGCGGGCGTGGTCATCGGAGGCCGCCTGTTCAGGGGGGCCAACGGCAACGCGGGGGAGATCGGGCACATCGGGCTGGACGAGCGCGGCCCGGTGTGCCGGTGCGGCAACCGCGGCTGCCTGGAGACCCTGGTCGGCGCGCCCTACCTGCTGGACATGCTGCCGCAGCAGGGCCGGGTCGGGCACGGCGCCGCGCTGCTGGACCTGATCGAGGCCGCGCGGCAGGGGGACCCCGGATGCCGTCGGATCATCGCCGAGGCGGGCGCCGCGCTGGGGCGGGGCGTGGCGATCGTGGTCAACATGTTCAACCCGCAGATGGTCATCGTCGGCGGTGAGATCGCCGAGGCGGGAGAGCTGCTGCTGGACCCCATGCGCCGGGCGATGGAACTGGGGGCCCTGGGCAACGCGCTCGCCGAGCTGCGTCTCGTCCCCGGGGAACTGGGACGGCGGGCCGCGCTGCGCGGCGCGCTGCGCTCCGCGCTTGCCTCCACGTTCTGA
- a CDS encoding ABC transporter permease gives MSLTESPSHPLVGKSVPSRGGRSSRSARPARRLRPRGGIRVWHLTAGAVVLALLALGSLFVGVRDLTPMDLVTGDPEKVRVFLVSRVPRMAAILLAGMAMSVAGLIMQHLTRNRFVSPSTAGTVESAMLGVLVAIVFFGSHSVLAKMGVAVAFALAGTFVFLHLVRRVTFHDMIVVPLIGIMFGGVIMSVTTFFAYRMELLQSLNTWSTGDFSGILSGRYELLYLVLGSLVVAYVFADRFTVAGMGEEFALNLGVSYNRVVNAGLAIIAVTTAVVVVVVGSIPFLGLIVPNLVTMALGDNLRRVLPVTALGGAAFVLVCDVIGRTIRYPYEIPVGTVVSVVGSVVFIALILANRRKAA, from the coding sequence ATGTCGCTCACCGAGTCGCCGTCCCACCCCCTCGTGGGAAAGAGCGTCCCGTCCCGGGGCGGGCGGAGCAGCCGGTCCGCCCGCCCCGCGCGGCGGCTCCGCCCGCGGGGCGGAATCCGCGTCTGGCACCTGACCGCCGGCGCCGTCGTCCTCGCCCTGCTGGCCCTGGGCTCGCTGTTCGTCGGAGTGCGCGACCTCACTCCGATGGACCTGGTCACCGGCGACCCCGAGAAGGTCCGGGTCTTCCTCGTCTCCCGGGTGCCGCGGATGGCCGCCATCCTGCTGGCGGGGATGGCGATGAGCGTCGCCGGGCTGATCATGCAGCACCTGACCCGCAACCGGTTCGTCTCCCCGTCCACCGCGGGCACCGTGGAGTCGGCCATGCTCGGCGTCCTGGTCGCCATCGTCTTCTTCGGCTCGCACTCGGTGCTGGCCAAGATGGGCGTCGCGGTCGCCTTCGCGCTGGCCGGAACGTTCGTCTTCCTGCACCTGGTCCGCCGCGTCACCTTCCACGACATGATCGTGGTGCCGCTCATCGGCATCATGTTCGGCGGGGTGATCATGTCGGTCACCACGTTCTTCGCCTACCGGATGGAACTGCTGCAGTCGCTGAACACCTGGTCCACCGGCGACTTCTCCGGCATCCTGAGCGGCCGCTACGAACTGCTCTACCTGGTCCTGGGCTCGCTCGTCGTCGCCTACGTCTTCGCCGACCGGTTCACCGTGGCGGGCATGGGCGAGGAGTTCGCCCTCAACCTGGGCGTGTCCTACAACCGGGTGGTCAACGCGGGCCTGGCGATCATCGCGGTGACCACCGCCGTGGTGGTGGTCGTGGTCGGCTCCATCCCCTTCCTCGGCCTCATCGTCCCCAACCTCGTGACCATGGCCCTGGGCGACAACCTGCGCCGGGTGCTTCCGGTGACCGCGCTGGGCGGTGCGGCGTTCGTCCTGGTGTGCGACGTCATCGGCCGCACCATCCGCTACCCCTACGAGATCCCCGTGGGCACCGTGGTGAGCGTGGTCGGCAGCGTCGTGTTCATCGCGCTGATCCTCGCCAACCGCCGGAAGGCCGCCTGA
- a CDS encoding sigma factor: MVQEVFLEVWRLAERYAPDRGRLRSWVLTIAHRRAVDRVRAERSAADRVGRAAALEERSSPVDGIVDG, translated from the coding sequence GTGGTCCAGGAGGTGTTCCTGGAGGTGTGGCGCCTGGCCGAGCGCTACGCCCCGGACCGCGGCCGACTGCGCTCCTGGGTGCTGACGATCGCCCACCGCCGCGCGGTCGACCGGGTCCGCGCCGAGCGGTCCGCCGCGGACCGCGTCGGCCGCGCCGCAGCCCTGGAGGAGCGCTCCTCACCCGTCGACGGGATCGTCGACGGGTGA
- a CDS encoding LLM class F420-dependent oxidoreductase, whose amino-acid sequence MRLRIFTEPQQGASYETLLAVARAAEDLGFDAFFRSDHYLKMGDVSGLPGPTDAWITLAGLARETSRLRLGTLMTAATFRAPGPLAISVAQVDQMSGGRVEFGFGAGWFEAEHTAYGLPFPTDAKERFDRFEEQLAVITGLWDTPVGETFDYQGRYYRLADSPALPKPAQSPRPPVLIGGTGRRRTPRLAAAYADEYNVPFNVLEDTRAAFDRVRAAVEEAGRTAPMIYSAAQVVCVGRDEAEVARRAAAIGREVDELRVNGLTGTPNEVVDKIGRFAEIGAERIYLQVLDLSDLDHLELIADKVASQLK is encoded by the coding sequence ATGCGACTGAGGATCTTCACCGAACCCCAGCAGGGCGCCAGCTACGAGACTCTCCTGGCGGTGGCCAGGGCTGCCGAGGACCTCGGGTTCGACGCCTTCTTCCGCTCCGACCACTACCTCAAGATGGGCGACGTCAGCGGCCTCCCCGGCCCCACCGACGCCTGGATCACCCTGGCCGGCCTGGCCCGCGAGACCTCCCGGCTCCGGCTGGGCACGCTCATGACCGCGGCCACGTTCCGCGCTCCGGGGCCGCTGGCGATCAGCGTCGCCCAGGTGGACCAGATGAGCGGGGGCCGGGTGGAGTTCGGCTTCGGGGCGGGGTGGTTCGAAGCCGAGCACACCGCCTACGGCCTGCCCTTCCCCACCGACGCCAAGGAGCGCTTCGACCGCTTCGAGGAGCAGTTGGCGGTCATCACCGGGCTGTGGGACACCCCGGTCGGCGAGACTTTCGACTACCAGGGCCGGTACTACCGCCTGGCGGACAGCCCGGCGCTGCCCAAGCCCGCGCAGTCGCCGCGCCCGCCCGTCCTCATCGGCGGCACCGGGCGGCGGCGCACGCCCCGGCTGGCCGCGGCCTACGCCGACGAGTACAACGTCCCCTTCAACGTGCTGGAGGACACCCGGGCGGCCTTCGACCGCGTCCGGGCCGCGGTGGAGGAGGCGGGCCGCACCGCCCCCATGATCTACTCCGCGGCCCAGGTGGTGTGCGTGGGCCGTGACGAGGCCGAGGTGGCCCGCCGCGCCGCCGCGATCGGCCGAGAGGTGGACGAGCTGCGGGTCAACGGACTGACGGGCACCCCCAACGAGGTCGTCGACAAGATCGGCCGGTTCGCCGAGATCGGCGCGGAGCGGATCTACCTGCAGGTGCTCGACCTGTCCGACCTGGACCACCTGGAGCTGATCGCCGACAAGGTGGCGTCCCAGCTGAAGTGA
- a CDS encoding ABC transporter ATP-binding protein, which translates to MIEIRNVTKSYGAATVVDDVSLTVPPGGITSLVGANGAGKSTLLSIIGRLLEPDSGTVLVDGMDVRTTPGPVLAKRLSVLRQENHLPVRLTVRELVAFGRFPHSNGRLTAVDREHVDRAIEHFELTDFAHRHLDQLSGGQRQRAYVAMVLCQDTDYVLLDEPLNNLDMRHSVQMMRLLRSMADETGKTVVLVVHDINFAAAHSDRIVAMRHGRVVADGDVATMMSPAVLGEVFDMDIDVHDLGGQRVATYFR; encoded by the coding sequence GTGATCGAGATCCGCAACGTCACCAAGTCCTACGGTGCCGCCACCGTGGTCGACGACGTCTCGCTGACCGTTCCTCCCGGCGGCATCACCTCCCTCGTCGGGGCCAACGGGGCGGGCAAGTCCACCCTGCTGTCGATCATCGGCCGCCTGCTGGAGCCCGACTCCGGAACGGTCCTGGTGGACGGCATGGACGTGCGCACCACCCCGGGGCCGGTGCTGGCCAAGCGGCTGTCGGTGCTGCGCCAGGAGAACCACCTGCCGGTGCGGCTGACCGTGCGCGAACTGGTGGCCTTCGGCCGGTTCCCGCACTCGAACGGAAGGCTCACCGCGGTCGACCGGGAGCACGTCGACCGCGCCATCGAGCACTTCGAACTGACCGACTTCGCCCACCGCCACCTGGACCAGTTGTCCGGCGGGCAGCGCCAGCGCGCCTACGTGGCGATGGTGCTGTGCCAGGACACCGACTACGTGCTGCTCGACGAGCCGCTGAACAACCTGGACATGCGGCACTCCGTGCAGATGATGCGGCTGCTGCGGAGCATGGCCGACGAGACCGGCAAGACCGTCGTGCTGGTGGTGCACGACATCAACTTCGCCGCCGCCCACTCCGACCGGATCGTGGCGATGCGGCACGGCCGCGTGGTCGCCGACGGCGACGTGGCGACCATGATGTCGCCCGCGGTGCTGGGTGAGGTCTTCGACATGGACATCGACGTCCACGACCTGGGCGGGCAGCGGGTGGCCACCTACTTCCGCTGA